One window of Akkermansia biwaensis genomic DNA carries:
- a CDS encoding PEP-CTERM sorting domain-containing protein has protein sequence MKTSLFLALSTAAALSAHGAEIWSSLDSIIPELKMEETSISRIDYSSGGALIANGGPSANAVQSVLGTLDAGWYSGNKNNNTGTLASVTADGTTNLISASGAGGGFTAVKFHELSADTVSGYETLRISFDTGGLFNASRTGQPQNFSLWYSLGGEENSLFQVGSTISGMAGNVSNNSYGWTISKDEYGGLFDQGAAFYLVMNTGVLDNTYAYQELAVKNFRMEGLAVPEPSSAAVTLLGLGACIFRRKRR, from the coding sequence ATGAAAACATCCCTTTTCCTGGCATTATCCACAGCGGCGGCCCTGTCGGCGCATGGAGCGGAAATATGGAGTTCCTTGGACAGCATCATTCCGGAACTGAAGATGGAGGAAACCTCCATCTCCCGCATTGATTATTCTTCCGGAGGGGCTCTGATCGCGAACGGGGGGCCTTCCGCAAACGCGGTGCAGTCCGTCCTTGGAACCCTGGATGCGGGATGGTATTCCGGCAATAAGAATAACAATACCGGTACGCTTGCTTCCGTGACGGCGGACGGCACTACCAATCTGATTTCCGCCTCCGGCGCAGGAGGCGGATTTACAGCCGTCAAATTCCATGAATTGTCCGCCGACACCGTATCCGGATATGAAACCCTGAGGATTTCCTTTGATACAGGCGGTCTTTTCAACGCCAGCAGAACGGGACAGCCCCAGAATTTCAGCCTGTGGTACAGCTTGGGGGGCGAGGAAAATTCCCTTTTCCAGGTCGGTTCCACGATTTCCGGAATGGCGGGAAACGTCAGCAACAATTCCTATGGCTGGACAATTTCCAAAGACGAATACGGCGGCTTGTTTGATCAGGGAGCCGCCTTCTATCTGGTGATGAATACCGGCGTTCTTGACAACACCTACGCTTATCAGGAGCTTGCCGTAAAAAATTTCCGCATGGAAGGCCTTGCGGTCCCGGAACCTTCCTCCGCCGCTGTCACGCTGCTCGGTCTGGGAGCTTGTATCTTCAGAAGAAAGAGAAGGTGA
- a CDS encoding phosphoribosyltransferase, whose protein sequence is MTYTITPLIGEQAIAARVRELAASIDADMGDRPYVLLRLLDGAVPFASMLAEHLKSRPEVRSVKVSSYSGMESSGSVAWRGDCGAFRPGVPVLVVDDVLDTGRTLAGVCGELKKRGVQRVLTAVAVDKHCCRKVPFEADYVAFTWGDDFLVGFGMDLDNRYRDLPYIGKAAAD, encoded by the coding sequence ATGACTTATACCATTACGCCGCTAATTGGGGAACAGGCCATTGCCGCACGCGTGCGGGAACTGGCCGCCTCCATTGACGCCGACATGGGGGACCGCCCCTATGTCCTGCTCCGGCTTCTGGACGGGGCCGTGCCCTTTGCGTCCATGCTGGCGGAGCATTTGAAATCCCGCCCGGAAGTGAGGTCCGTCAAGGTATCCAGCTATTCCGGCATGGAAAGTTCCGGCTCCGTGGCGTGGCGCGGGGATTGCGGCGCGTTCCGGCCCGGCGTCCCCGTGCTGGTGGTGGATGACGTACTGGACACGGGCAGGACGCTGGCGGGCGTTTGCGGAGAATTGAAAAAGAGGGGTGTGCAGCGCGTATTGACGGCTGTGGCCGTGGACAAGCACTGCTGCCGGAAGGTTCCCTTTGAAGCGGATTATGTAGCCTTTACCTGGGGCGACGACTTCCTGGTAGGGTTCGGCATGGACTTGGACAACCGGTACCGCGACCTCCCCTACATCGGCAAGGCTGCCGCAGACTGA
- a CDS encoding homoserine dehydrogenase: MTEKPIQLGLAGLGTVGSGVYETLYRNHSLLEARSKIPFRIKRIAVRNLNKHRETAVPEELLTDDWHELVGDPEIDIIIELIGGTRQAYDLVTTALRAGKPVVTGNKALLAEYGAEIFKLSAEMGTPIYFEASAGGGIPIIQSLQNSLICNHINSIVGIINGTSNYILSAMGEHGADYEDALVQAQKLGFAEEDPSLDVNGWDAAHKALILATLAYGTTISPDKIYVSGIENITSRDFEFAKKLGYTIKLLVVIRYHENQEDALELRVQPCFVHDWHILASVNGVFNAISVNGDIVGETLFYGRGAGKNPTASAVISDVITAMRESRYPEFHTGFTPYAKSCGVMHINDTTTPYYVRFQVADQPGVIAEIARILATFGIGISATSSAPSHIDEDGVAWNDLVFILHTCPWGQLQMALEEIAQISFVAPEARVLRIEHLLPQS; the protein is encoded by the coding sequence ATGACGGAAAAACCCATACAACTTGGCCTGGCCGGGCTGGGTACGGTCGGTTCCGGCGTTTATGAGACGCTGTACCGCAACCACTCCCTGCTGGAAGCGCGGAGCAAGATCCCGTTCAGGATCAAGCGCATTGCCGTGCGCAACCTGAACAAGCACAGGGAAACCGCCGTTCCGGAAGAATTGCTGACCGACGACTGGCACGAGCTGGTGGGGGACCCGGAAATAGACATCATCATTGAACTGATCGGGGGCACCCGGCAGGCCTATGACCTGGTGACGACGGCCCTCCGCGCGGGCAAGCCCGTGGTGACCGGCAACAAGGCCCTGCTGGCCGAATACGGCGCGGAGATTTTCAAGCTTTCCGCGGAGATGGGCACGCCCATCTACTTTGAGGCTTCCGCCGGGGGGGGCATCCCCATCATCCAGAGCCTCCAGAATTCCCTGATCTGCAACCACATCAATTCCATCGTGGGGATCATCAACGGGACTTCCAACTACATTCTTTCCGCGATGGGGGAACACGGGGCCGACTACGAGGACGCCTTGGTGCAGGCCCAGAAACTGGGATTTGCGGAGGAAGACCCCTCCCTGGACGTCAACGGCTGGGACGCCGCCCACAAAGCCCTCATTCTGGCCACCCTGGCCTACGGCACCACCATCTCCCCGGACAAAATTTACGTCAGCGGCATTGAAAACATCACCAGCCGGGATTTCGAATTCGCCAAAAAACTGGGGTACACCATCAAGCTGCTCGTGGTCATCCGCTACCATGAAAACCAGGAAGACGCGCTGGAACTGCGCGTACAGCCCTGCTTTGTCCATGACTGGCACATCCTGGCTTCCGTCAACGGCGTGTTCAACGCCATTTCCGTGAACGGGGACATTGTGGGGGAAACCTTGTTCTACGGCCGCGGAGCGGGCAAGAATCCCACGGCCTCCGCCGTGATCAGCGACGTGATTACGGCCATGCGCGAAAGCCGCTACCCGGAATTCCACACGGGGTTCACCCCTTACGCCAAATCCTGCGGCGTGATGCATATCAACGACACCACGACGCCGTACTACGTGCGCTTCCAGGTGGCGGACCAGCCCGGCGTGATTGCGGAAATAGCCCGCATCCTGGCCACCTTCGGCATCGGCATCTCCGCTACGTCCTCCGCACCCAGCCACATCGACGAAGACGGCGTGGCGTGGAACGACCTGGTATTCATCCTCCATACCTGCCCGTGGGGCCAGCTCCAGATGGCGCTGGAGGAAATTGCCCAGATTTCCTTCGTGGCGCCGGAAGCCCGCGTGCTGCGCATCGAACACCTTCTTCCTCAATCCTAA
- a CDS encoding ferredoxin — protein MADIDEKTPLNVPGKFYVDSSCIDCDLCRETAPENFGRDEDEGVSYVKKQPDNETELEACVEALEGCPVEAIGDDGE, from the coding sequence ATGGCAGATATAGACGAAAAGACACCATTAAACGTCCCCGGCAAGTTTTACGTGGACAGTTCCTGCATTGACTGCGACCTTTGCCGCGAAACCGCTCCGGAAAACTTTGGCCGCGACGAAGACGAAGGCGTATCCTACGTCAAGAAGCAGCCGGACAATGAAACCGAACTGGAAGCCTGCGTGGAAGCCCTGGAAGGCTGCCCTGTGGAAGCCATCGGCGACGACGGCGAATAA
- the lnt gene encoding apolipoprotein N-acyltransferase, whose translation MSQHEEECRSAFSAEKALFFPYSTMHAVPRSTPRALPLWAAFLLSALSGALMACSFIPVDWSGCVWIAFLPLLTALWYGPRREGKRGALAYFLYGWTCGVVFFGISLWWINEVSTLGYIPLILFYGGLFPGIWGLVMGTRFRPARLPLPDAQLPPAERRRAWKEWATRDMAPSAAAALAGASLWVCLEWLRGWLIPGFNWNNLGVALYGNPLAQWAEYFGVTALAFIPAVFSIWLWRVCRRAGTMVMHEGRRSVPWDFFMLVAVLLGMFVIGVQWTARYAPLSDVSTGNGAFTIPVMTVQLNLSQKEKWDAANRENIYRELLETTEQGMLELQEKALERSAREGTETSLEMPAWVIWPESSFPISTFYRDSTGERFPGQDNVNFLSTEEEYVQAIRDRVCDFILLTGTDDIYLSDEGRVARAYNCLTVFEGDYSTAVPFAKAVLVPFGEYIPMRETFPFLEKAFEASAGTAMGMNYTPGTSSDPVPVPIRPGSSVKVGVIPLVCFEDVVGSWVRRFVRPEPQVLVNVTNDGWFNRSWANEQHWRNAAFRCMELRRSMVRAANTGVSVALAPNGAVIADLRDASGSPFTRGVMTATLPAGCTEVTLYAMLGDWAVPACFLLFLALLVRRILASGRGAVREGVHNGVYRPERGATPR comes from the coding sequence ATGAGTCAGCATGAGGAAGAATGCCGGAGCGCCTTTTCCGCTGAAAAGGCTTTGTTTTTTCCCTATTCCACGATGCACGCCGTTCCACGATCCACCCCGCGCGCCCTCCCCCTGTGGGCCGCCTTCCTGCTGTCCGCCCTTTCCGGGGCGCTTATGGCCTGTTCCTTTATTCCGGTGGACTGGAGCGGCTGCGTCTGGATAGCTTTTCTGCCCCTGCTGACGGCCCTGTGGTACGGCCCCCGGCGCGAAGGGAAGCGCGGCGCCCTGGCGTATTTCCTGTACGGGTGGACGTGCGGAGTCGTGTTTTTCGGCATTTCCCTGTGGTGGATCAATGAGGTGAGCACGCTCGGCTACATCCCGCTGATTCTTTTTTACGGGGGCCTGTTTCCCGGCATCTGGGGCCTGGTGATGGGAACCCGGTTCCGTCCGGCACGGCTCCCGCTGCCTGACGCGCAGCTTCCGCCCGCGGAACGCAGGCGCGCCTGGAAGGAGTGGGCCACGCGCGACATGGCGCCCAGTGCCGCAGCGGCTCTGGCGGGGGCCTCCCTGTGGGTATGCCTGGAATGGCTGCGGGGCTGGCTGATCCCGGGCTTCAACTGGAACAACCTGGGGGTGGCCCTGTACGGGAATCCCCTGGCCCAATGGGCGGAATACTTCGGCGTGACGGCCCTGGCTTTCATCCCCGCCGTGTTTTCCATCTGGCTGTGGCGCGTCTGCCGCCGTGCGGGAACCATGGTGATGCATGAAGGCAGAAGGTCCGTGCCGTGGGATTTCTTCATGCTGGTGGCGGTTCTGCTGGGCATGTTCGTCATCGGCGTGCAGTGGACGGCGCGCTACGCGCCCCTTTCCGACGTTTCCACCGGAAACGGGGCTTTCACCATTCCCGTCATGACTGTCCAGTTAAACCTGAGCCAGAAGGAAAAGTGGGATGCGGCCAACAGGGAAAACATTTACCGGGAATTACTGGAGACGACGGAGCAGGGGATGCTGGAACTCCAGGAAAAAGCGCTGGAACGGTCCGCCCGGGAAGGGACGGAGACCTCCCTGGAAATGCCCGCCTGGGTGATCTGGCCGGAGAGTTCCTTCCCCATCTCCACGTTTTACCGGGATTCCACGGGAGAAAGGTTTCCGGGGCAGGACAACGTCAATTTCCTGAGCACGGAGGAAGAGTACGTCCAGGCCATTCGCGACAGGGTCTGCGATTTCATCCTGCTGACGGGCACGGACGATATCTACCTTTCCGACGAAGGCCGCGTGGCGCGCGCCTACAACTGCCTGACCGTGTTTGAAGGGGACTATTCCACGGCCGTTCCTTTCGCCAAGGCCGTTCTGGTTCCCTTCGGGGAATACATTCCCATGCGGGAGACGTTCCCGTTTCTGGAAAAAGCTTTTGAGGCCTCCGCCGGAACGGCCATGGGGATGAATTACACGCCGGGCACTTCCTCCGATCCCGTCCCGGTGCCCATCCGCCCCGGCAGTTCCGTGAAGGTGGGGGTGATTCCGCTGGTCTGTTTTGAAGACGTGGTGGGAAGCTGGGTGCGCCGCTTCGTGCGGCCGGAGCCCCAGGTACTGGTGAACGTGACCAATGACGGATGGTTCAACCGCTCCTGGGCGAACGAACAGCATTGGCGCAACGCGGCCTTCCGGTGCATGGAGCTGCGCCGTTCCATGGTCCGGGCAGCCAATACGGGAGTCAGCGTGGCCCTGGCCCCCAACGGGGCCGTGATCGCGGATTTGCGGGATGCCTCCGGCTCCCCCTTCACCAGGGGCGTGATGACCGCCACGCTTCCCGCCGGCTGCACGGAGG
- a CDS encoding acyltransferase family protein: MTPSRTPSATPSGRLPWVEIARLLATLSVIMQHVPGGGFPPNHWLIGPALAVFFLLAGYFSAARLQEQGAGRWTARRLLSLLRPYLFWCAAYWLLAGMPVSPASLASVFGLGACPMLTPMWFLRDLMIFTLAAFLLVKCRPALYTLGLFCLFLNRWDDSLAWPSPCMFGDFALGIMLASAAPGCLNRWEKIPLAMHAAILLACAALIWASCADTFLLPDGSFSGLTVLAFLSSGIVLKAVSPGLSRLMAGWASGSFFVYCSHIFVLIALMGVETRFTAPWPPWAWWCLVPVVYMLARGIYLLVRRYAPRALVLMTGGK; the protein is encoded by the coding sequence ATGACGCCATCCCGCACTCCCAGCGCCACTCCCTCCGGCCGTTTGCCCTGGGTGGAGATTGCGCGCCTGCTGGCTACATTAAGCGTCATCATGCAGCACGTTCCGGGAGGAGGATTTCCCCCCAACCATTGGCTGATCGGTCCGGCGCTGGCCGTGTTTTTCCTGCTGGCCGGGTATTTTTCCGCAGCGCGCCTCCAGGAGCAGGGGGCCGGGAGATGGACGGCTAGGCGTCTGCTGTCCCTGCTGCGGCCCTATCTGTTCTGGTGCGCGGCTTACTGGCTGCTGGCGGGCATGCCCGTTTCCCCCGCGTCCCTGGCTTCCGTGTTCGGCCTGGGCGCGTGCCCCATGCTGACACCCATGTGGTTCCTGCGGGATTTGATGATTTTCACCCTGGCGGCGTTCCTGCTGGTCAAGTGCCGCCCGGCGCTTTACACGCTCGGCCTGTTCTGCCTGTTCCTGAACAGGTGGGATGATTCCCTGGCGTGGCCCAGTCCCTGCATGTTCGGGGATTTTGCTCTCGGCATCATGCTGGCTTCCGCCGCACCGGGCTGTCTGAACCGCTGGGAGAAGATTCCCCTGGCCATGCATGCCGCCATTCTGCTGGCCTGCGCGGCTCTCATCTGGGCCAGCTGTGCGGATACGTTCCTTCTTCCGGACGGCTCCTTTTCCGGACTGACCGTCTTGGCGTTCCTGAGTTCCGGGATCGTGCTGAAGGCCGTCAGCCCCGGCCTGTCAAGACTCATGGCCGGGTGGGCCTCCGGCAGTTTCTTCGTGTACTGCTCCCATATTTTCGTGCTGATTGCCCTGATGGGGGTGGAGACGCGCTTTACGGCTCCATGGCCCCCTTGGGCATGGTGGTGCCTGGTGCCCGTCGTTTACATGCTGGCGCGGGGCATTTACCTGCTGGTCAGGAGGTACGCTCCGCGCGCGCTTGTTCTGATGACGGGGGGAAAATGA
- a CDS encoding sulfatase-like hydrolase/transferase produces the protein MRGKHLFPLLALLLAVPFSAAAQRPNVILILMDDMGWGDLPAYQDQRMKEGLPAMDNPGLRTLAREGMTLTRHYSSAPLCAPARGSLFTGVHQGHAKVIRDRSFDLPIEDAPTLGTVMQSAGYKTALIGKWGIGGGREHAGTPQESTAYPTRRGFDYYFGYLDHVSGHHHYPKEDPNPISPTKKSGIWDGDKCVTADCDKAYSVDLLTARAKKWIVDTHRQNPRQPFFLALTHIAPHSQLQIPTGPYPEGRGVKGGVQWLGKPHKLVNTAEGKINSYIYPRYADKKWPMAQKRYATMIARLSDSFEDLIQTLKDLNIDKNTVIIMTSDNGPHDEGGQNPQFFRNYGPFDGIKQDAWEGGFRVPTIVRWPGHVPAGSVNDHPSQFHDWMATLAAIGGVRAPFRSDGVSLLPTLLNKGTQPDGRLYMEYSAKMSQSKKTTPGYKDFLPSRRNAVRGDEQMVYIGKYKGVRTNIQSHADLFEIYDTVKDPAERHDLKDTPEGKKMQPIMHGKTLRMRRIYDYTHPERGTFAQRPYDEEPVPALRKEEMPGKLVPLTAQSAQGIRRKDGSMKRVLYLNVPETGKYTFFMKTPAEKNARAFVRLHDMHLLDADYHYKPGTEVSSSMGERTTENDPARTGLKPVPLEKGWHPFIIETEGFSGLPLFFWQKEGGEKREIPSQSFCVAG, from the coding sequence ATGAGAGGTAAACATTTATTCCCACTTCTGGCTCTCCTGCTGGCGGTTCCCTTTTCCGCGGCGGCCCAGCGCCCCAACGTCATCCTCATCCTGATGGACGACATGGGCTGGGGGGACCTGCCCGCCTACCAGGACCAGCGCATGAAGGAAGGGCTTCCCGCCATGGACAATCCGGGCCTCAGGACGCTGGCCCGGGAGGGAATGACGCTGACGCGCCACTACTCCTCCGCTCCGCTTTGTGCCCCGGCCCGCGGTTCCCTGTTTACGGGCGTGCACCAGGGCCATGCCAAGGTAATCCGGGACAGGTCCTTTGACCTGCCCATTGAAGACGCCCCCACCCTCGGCACCGTCATGCAGTCCGCCGGGTACAAGACCGCCCTCATCGGCAAATGGGGAATAGGCGGGGGCCGGGAGCATGCGGGGACACCGCAGGAATCCACGGCCTACCCCACCAGGCGCGGCTTTGACTACTACTTCGGCTACCTGGACCACGTCAGCGGCCACCACCATTATCCCAAGGAAGACCCCAATCCCATTTCTCCCACCAAGAAGAGCGGTATCTGGGACGGAGACAAGTGCGTCACGGCGGACTGCGACAAGGCGTACTCCGTAGACCTGCTGACGGCCCGCGCCAAAAAGTGGATTGTGGACACGCACCGCCAGAATCCCCGCCAGCCCTTCTTTCTGGCGTTGACCCACATCGCGCCCCATTCCCAGCTTCAAATACCCACCGGCCCGTATCCAGAAGGCCGCGGGGTGAAAGGGGGCGTTCAATGGCTGGGGAAGCCCCACAAGCTGGTCAACACGGCGGAAGGCAAGATCAACTCCTACATCTACCCGCGGTATGCCGACAAGAAGTGGCCCATGGCGCAGAAGAGGTACGCCACCATGATCGCGCGGCTGAGCGATTCTTTTGAAGACCTCATCCAGACCCTGAAGGATCTGAACATTGACAAAAACACGGTCATCATCATGACGTCGGACAACGGCCCCCATGATGAAGGCGGCCAGAATCCGCAGTTTTTCCGCAATTACGGACCTTTTGACGGCATCAAGCAGGATGCGTGGGAGGGCGGCTTCCGCGTTCCCACCATCGTACGCTGGCCCGGACACGTTCCGGCCGGTTCCGTAAACGACCATCCTTCCCAGTTCCACGACTGGATGGCGACGCTGGCCGCCATCGGCGGCGTCAGGGCTCCCTTCCGCAGCGACGGCGTTTCCCTGCTTCCCACCCTGTTGAACAAGGGGACCCAGCCGGACGGCCGACTGTACATGGAATACAGCGCCAAGATGTCCCAGAGCAAGAAGACGACGCCCGGCTACAAGGACTTTCTCCCGTCCAGAAGGAACGCCGTCCGGGGCGACGAGCAGATGGTTTACATCGGCAAATACAAGGGAGTGCGCACCAACATCCAGTCCCATGCGGACTTGTTCGAAATTTACGATACAGTGAAGGATCCGGCGGAACGCCATGACCTGAAGGACACGCCGGAAGGCAAAAAGATGCAGCCTATCATGCACGGCAAAACGCTGAGAATGAGGCGTATTTATGATTATACCCATCCGGAGCGCGGCACCTTTGCCCAGAGGCCCTATGACGAAGAGCCTGTTCCGGCCCTCAGGAAGGAGGAAATGCCCGGAAAACTGGTTCCCCTGACGGCGCAATCCGCCCAGGGCATCCGCCGAAAGGACGGCAGCATGAAGAGAGTGCTCTACCTGAATGTTCCGGAAACGGGGAAATACACCTTCTTCATGAAAACCCCGGCGGAAAAGAATGCCAGGGCATTTGTCAGGCTGCACGACATGCACCTGCTGGACGCGGATTACCATTACAAGCCGGGAACGGAAGTCTCCTCCTCCATGGGGGAACGTACCACGGAAAACGATCCCGCCCGCACAGGGTTGAAGCCCGTGCCGCTGGAGAAAGGCTGGCATCCCTTCATCATTGAAACGGAAGGCTTCTCCGGCCTTCCCCTCTTCTTCTGGCAAAAGGAAGGCGGAGAAAAAAGGGAAATCCCTTCCCAATCCTTCTGCGTGGCGGGATAA
- a CDS encoding DciA family protein yields the protein MIPPWSAYVPDRDRPAPHASPTRYEYLSRDEQEVRQALADWFQAVPVFSETRNVHTAESLLGAILSKLPLDEEGMDPELLRKGWMAAAGPFLGKQACLVSLVKGVATIQVLQPAMNYHLQQWQGALLGKLRDQFGKDAVHSIRIRIG from the coding sequence ATGATTCCGCCCTGGTCAGCCTACGTTCCCGACAGGGACCGTCCCGCCCCCCATGCCTCCCCCACCCGGTACGAATACCTTTCCCGGGACGAACAGGAGGTGCGGCAGGCCCTTGCGGACTGGTTCCAGGCCGTTCCGGTGTTCAGTGAAACGCGCAATGTCCACACGGCGGAATCCCTGCTGGGGGCCATCCTCTCCAAACTGCCCCTGGATGAAGAAGGCATGGACCCCGAACTTCTCCGGAAGGGGTGGATGGCCGCGGCGGGGCCGTTCCTGGGAAAGCAGGCCTGCCTGGTCTCCCTGGTCAAGGGAGTGGCGACCATCCAGGTGCTTCAACCGGCCATGAACTACCATCTCCAGCAGTGGCAGGGCGCCCTGCTGGGAAAATTGAGAGACCAGTTCGGCAAGGATGCCGTCCATTCCATCCGCATACGGATAGGATAA
- a CDS encoding family 20 glycosylhydrolase: MRLTLSLLLLASGLMLCSPASYGDWTSPHPLQQEKNAPVPLIPFPSQVDWKTGTCPKKAPVSVKKNAALAKTLGKEGYELQVRPDGIQIRAATDTGVFYARRTLDQLGAKGDYPCCDIKDSPAFAIRCFMHDVGRNFRPIETLKADIDEMARLKLNAFHWHLTDYPAWRIQCKKYPILNDPSKRIKGRDVNDTYTYDQIRDLFRYARKRHIQIIPEIDMPGHSTYFKNCFGFPMHDPRGIKILEELLEEFCREIPVEMSPYLHIGADEIHIPNGKQFADRMAAKVKSLGRQPIQWAGNNDLPVSGDSYAQLWNDENSVGLPNPAKQKNPYFDSTAGYINSFDPGILVRRNFFRQPCGTAKSDDHSLGVIQCLWPDTRVEDKKNIPIQSPQWPAMFAMAERSWKGIPEDGSRFAGKLPEKDTEAYQAFSLFEKRMEALAGNKPFPYWRDSFVEWTVFGPVPKGRQEEVRNDLLAGKSPAGLEPVQARGGNLYFRTRAGAEGLFSKTNPRNTAWAKTTFYAPKAGTMYAMVGFDAPARSTRRCSGVPAAGEWSQCGTRIWVNGKEVKNPQTYKLAGQRRYEKHTWNSPDNEISFDNEEFWWARPPIPFQVKAGENTILIEQPYTGNFQSWGVSFIPVKKSGDRWIADPSYYLKNKGEK, encoded by the coding sequence ATGCGACTAACCCTCTCCCTCCTTTTGCTGGCATCAGGCTTGATGCTTTGTTCTCCTGCTTCCTACGGAGACTGGACTTCCCCGCACCCCCTCCAGCAGGAAAAAAACGCGCCGGTTCCTCTCATTCCCTTCCCGTCCCAGGTAGACTGGAAGACGGGGACATGCCCTAAAAAGGCTCCCGTTTCCGTGAAAAAGAATGCGGCCCTGGCCAAGACGCTGGGCAAGGAAGGCTACGAGCTCCAGGTCCGTCCCGACGGCATCCAGATCAGGGCCGCTACCGATACAGGCGTTTTTTATGCCCGCCGGACGCTGGACCAGTTGGGCGCCAAGGGGGATTATCCGTGCTGCGACATCAAGGACAGCCCGGCGTTCGCCATCCGCTGCTTCATGCATGACGTGGGCCGCAATTTCCGGCCTATTGAGACGCTCAAGGCGGACATTGACGAGATGGCGCGGCTGAAGCTGAACGCCTTCCACTGGCACCTGACGGACTACCCCGCATGGCGCATCCAGTGCAAGAAGTATCCCATTTTGAATGATCCCTCCAAGAGGATCAAGGGCCGGGACGTCAACGATACCTACACCTACGACCAGATACGGGACCTGTTCCGCTACGCCAGGAAGCGCCATATCCAGATCATCCCGGAAATAGACATGCCGGGACACAGCACCTATTTCAAGAACTGCTTCGGCTTTCCGATGCACGATCCCAGAGGCATCAAGATTCTGGAAGAGCTACTGGAAGAATTCTGCCGGGAAATTCCGGTGGAAATGTCCCCCTACCTCCACATCGGCGCGGATGAAATCCACATCCCCAACGGGAAGCAGTTTGCGGACCGGATGGCAGCCAAGGTCAAATCTTTGGGACGCCAGCCCATCCAGTGGGCGGGCAATAACGACCTGCCCGTTTCCGGAGACAGCTACGCCCAGTTGTGGAATGACGAGAATTCCGTAGGCCTGCCGAATCCCGCCAAACAGAAAAACCCCTATTTTGATTCCACGGCAGGCTACATTAATTCCTTTGACCCCGGCATTCTGGTGCGCAGGAATTTCTTCCGCCAGCCCTGCGGAACGGCCAAGAGCGATGACCATTCCCTGGGCGTCATTCAGTGCCTGTGGCCGGATACCCGGGTGGAAGACAAGAAGAACATTCCCATCCAGAGCCCCCAGTGGCCGGCCATGTTCGCCATGGCGGAACGCAGCTGGAAGGGCATTCCGGAGGATGGCTCCCGCTTTGCCGGCAAATTGCCGGAAAAGGATACGGAGGCTTACCAGGCCTTCTCCCTGTTTGAAAAACGCATGGAAGCCCTGGCCGGAAACAAGCCCTTCCCCTACTGGCGGGATTCCTTCGTGGAATGGACCGTGTTCGGTCCCGTTCCAAAGGGCAGGCAGGAAGAAGTGAGGAACGACCTGCTGGCGGGAAAATCCCCTGCTGGACTGGAACCTGTCCAGGCGCGCGGAGGCAATCTGTATTTCCGGACCCGCGCTGGTGCGGAAGGGCTGTTCTCCAAAACGAATCCGAGGAATACCGCCTGGGCGAAGACGACTTTTTACGCTCCCAAGGCGGGCACCATGTACGCCATGGTAGGATTTGACGCTCCGGCACGCTCCACGCGGCGCTGTTCCGGAGTTCCGGCTGCCGGGGAATGGTCCCAGTGCGGCACCAGGATATGGGTGAACGGCAAGGAAGTGAAAAACCCCCAGACTTATAAACTGGCGGGCCAGCGGCGTTATGAAAAGCACACCTGGAATTCTCCCGATAATGAAATATCCTTTGACAATGAGGAGTTCTGGTGGGCACGTCCTCCGATTCCCTTCCAGGTCAAGGCCGGGGAAAACACCATCCTGATTGAACAGCCGTACACGGGGAATTTCCAATCCTGGGGCGTCAGCTTCATTCCGGTGAAAAAATCGGGAGACCGCTGGATTGCCGATCCGAGCTATTATCTCAAGAACAAGGGAGAAAAATAG